From one Synergistaceae bacterium genomic stretch:
- a CDS encoding FIST C-terminal domain-containing protein produces MIRMINASTTELDDVDTALAEIMNQIDLKTLSKNAAGILSCYYEFIESGIVKKLCEALPFDVIGLTTMSSASDGDYGMYRLTLTILTSDDVAFQSAMTRPLSLDDFEAPLRDAWQEAKEKLPGEPSFVIAAFPVVPNLSSADILKGFDKVCQGIPVWGGVLSDVTMSFENGKTICNGRDDQNALAMLLLHGPVQPGFIVTSLPDRNIQERRAVVTESKGCVVKKANNMVLQEYFQSLGLTLRMGVDATSSVPLMVSYGDGSQPVALGIYSMNADGSALCAGEIPEGAEFSIGSIDSEGILETAKSTVERALEGKKPQGILMFPCVSRYGMLAPRNESELQEVLRVVEELGKNEVPFALAYVGGEICPVAGNDGKLHNRLHNYTFAACVF; encoded by the coding sequence ATGATACGAATGATCAATGCCTCTACGACGGAACTGGACGACGTCGACACCGCTCTGGCCGAGATTATGAATCAGATCGACCTGAAGACGCTGTCAAAAAACGCGGCCGGAATTTTGAGCTGTTACTATGAATTCATTGAAAGCGGTATCGTTAAAAAACTCTGTGAAGCGCTGCCCTTCGACGTGATCGGTCTGACCACCATGAGCAGCGCCTCGGATGGCGATTATGGCATGTACAGACTGACCCTCACCATTCTCACCAGCGACGACGTCGCCTTTCAGAGCGCCATGACCCGACCGCTGTCCCTGGACGATTTTGAAGCTCCCCTGAGGGACGCCTGGCAGGAGGCGAAGGAGAAACTGCCAGGGGAACCGTCCTTTGTCATAGCCGCTTTTCCCGTGGTGCCCAACCTGAGCAGCGCGGACATCCTGAAAGGTTTTGATAAAGTCTGTCAGGGAATCCCCGTCTGGGGGGGAGTGCTCAGCGATGTGACCATGTCCTTCGAAAACGGTAAAACGATCTGCAACGGCCGGGACGATCAAAACGCGCTGGCCATGCTGCTTCTGCACGGTCCCGTGCAGCCCGGCTTCATCGTGACCTCTCTGCCGGACCGGAACATTCAGGAGCGCCGGGCCGTGGTCACGGAATCGAAGGGCTGCGTCGTGAAAAAAGCCAACAACATGGTGCTGCAGGAGTACTTCCAGAGCCTGGGTCTCACGCTGCGCATGGGCGTGGACGCCACTTCCTCGGTGCCTTTGATGGTGAGTTACGGAGACGGCTCTCAGCCCGTAGCCCTGGGGATATACAGCATGAACGCCGACGGAAGCGCCCTCTGCGCCGGAGAAATTCCGGAGGGGGCGGAATTTTCCATCGGCAGCATCGACAGCGAAGGCATTCTGGAAACGGCGAAAAGTACGGTGGAACGCGCGCTGGAGGGGAAAAAGCCTCAGGGCATACTGATGTTTCCCTGTGTTTCCCGTTATGGTATGCTGGCCCCTCGAAATGAAAGCGAGCTGCAGGAGGTGCTCAGGGTCGTCGAAGAGCTGGGGAAAAATGAAGTTCCCTTCGCCCTGGCCTATGTGGGCGGCGAAATTTGCCCCGTGGCGGGAAATGACGGCAAACTCCACAACCGGCTGCACAACTATACGTTTGCCGCCTGCGTTTTTTAA
- a CDS encoding ABC transporter substrate-binding protein produces MKRILAAVFVLISCCSSIAFAAEEPIKIGVIAPLTGGVAVYGIAVKNGAELYAKVFNAAGGAGGRKIELVVYDDKGDPTEALNAYNKLVTADEVAAFIGPVTSSPTFGVAEASAADNIPGITGTATHPDVTKYGKNYFRACFEDPFQGGSMARFAAEKLKAKTAAVIYNVSDAYSTGLFNAFSASAEKVGLKVVASESYTTDDVDFNAQLTGIAKLAPDVLFIPDYYNRVYLICSQARKAGIKATFLGVDGTDGVLEIEGADKTVFNGLYFANHYFSADPSKIVQDFSKAYETDYGLIPNSLAALGYDAARILFEAVSQAMAGGAKIGPEAASYQAIIDKLAATNLDCVTGHITFDANNNPIKEVSIIKIQNEAYSFEGKY; encoded by the coding sequence ATGAAAAGAATTTTAGCAGCAGTTTTTGTTTTGATCTCTTGTTGCAGTTCCATTGCCTTCGCGGCGGAAGAACCGATTAAAATCGGAGTTATCGCCCCGCTTACCGGAGGCGTGGCCGTCTATGGCATCGCCGTCAAAAACGGCGCGGAGCTTTACGCAAAAGTATTCAACGCCGCGGGAGGCGCCGGCGGACGAAAAATCGAGCTGGTCGTCTACGACGACAAGGGAGACCCCACTGAAGCCCTGAACGCCTACAACAAGCTCGTGACGGCGGACGAGGTCGCGGCCTTCATCGGGCCGGTGACGAGTTCTCCCACCTTCGGCGTGGCGGAGGCGTCGGCTGCCGACAATATCCCCGGAATTACGGGCACCGCCACGCATCCGGACGTGACCAAATACGGCAAAAACTATTTCCGCGCCTGCTTCGAGGATCCCTTTCAGGGGGGTTCCATGGCCCGCTTTGCCGCTGAAAAGCTGAAGGCAAAAACGGCGGCGGTCATTTACAACGTCTCCGACGCCTACTCCACGGGGCTCTTCAACGCCTTCAGCGCAAGCGCCGAAAAAGTCGGACTCAAAGTCGTGGCCAGCGAGAGCTACACCACCGACGACGTGGACTTCAACGCCCAGCTCACCGGAATAGCGAAGCTGGCTCCGGACGTTCTGTTCATTCCGGACTACTACAACAGGGTTTACCTCATCTGCTCTCAGGCGCGAAAAGCCGGTATCAAAGCCACGTTCCTCGGCGTCGACGGCACCGACGGCGTCCTGGAAATCGAAGGCGCCGACAAAACGGTGTTCAACGGCCTGTATTTCGCAAACCACTACTTCAGCGCCGACCCCTCGAAGATCGTTCAGGATTTCAGCAAAGCCTACGAGACCGATTACGGCCTCATCCCCAACTCTCTGGCCGCTCTGGGCTACGACGCCGCCAGGATTCTCTTCGAAGCCGTCTCCCAGGCGATGGCGGGCGGCGCGAAGATCGGCCCCGAAGCCGCTTCCTATCAGGCCATCATCGATAAACTGGCTGCGACGAACCTCGACTGCGTAACGGGGCACATCACCTTCGACGCGAACAACAACCCCATAAAAGAGGTCTCCATCATCAAAATTCAGAACGAGGCCTACAGCTTCGAGGGCAAGTATTAA